A region of Carettochelys insculpta isolate YL-2023 chromosome 9, ASM3395843v1, whole genome shotgun sequence DNA encodes the following proteins:
- the PLK3 gene encoding serine/threonine-protein kinase PLK3, producing MEPACYLQPHPFHGSLRDSDPYKPFPAAGAAPPKPSRAAAEPTRIIADPVTGRFYCKGRLLGKGGFARCYEMTDVASNKMYAVKVIPHSRVAKPHQREKVMNEIKLHRDLHHKHIVKFSHYFEDSENIYIFLEHCSRKSLAHIWKARHTLLEPEVRYYLKQIMSALKYLHLKGILHRDLKLGNFFVNDNMELKVGDFGLAAQQEPADQKKKTICGTPNYLAPEVLYRQGHGPESDVWSLGCVLYTLLCGNPPFETSDLKETYRCIKQVEYTLPAFLSAPAKQLITSILKRNPRDRLTLEEILDHEFFTKGYTPVKLPPSSCVMVPELNPPNPAKSLLAKVTKTLFGKKKPQVKKGPSEEKDDLSKLVAGLMKTSICRQMSYKTVEGNEVSPLASPSANGSPVETLAEETSRKSVSRSIRGTAASSCEALDECLMASVVTDSAIGLLKDCLASMPPAERNPASLACHEHFAWVSKWVDYSNKYGFVYQLSNHRLGVLFNDGTHMALSADHKMVHYNPTNSKHFTFSTSAVPEQLQGRTSILRYFASYMEQHLMKGGDLPSMEETEQLMVLLLQWVKTDQALLMLFSNGTLQVNFYNDHTKVILSRPDSSCLLTYVNKARNSYTYKLSTLRELGCSPELHSCLKYILKLLQERTGA from the exons GGTGGATTCGCGCGATGCTACGAAATGACAGATGTCGCCAGCAACAAAATGTACGCGGTGAAAGTTATTCCTCACAGCCGAGTGGCCAAGCCACACCAGCGGGAGAAG GTTATGAATGAGATCAAGCTCCACAGAGACCTGCATCACAAGCACATTGTCAAGTTCTCCCATTACTTTGAGGATTCGGAGAACATCTATATCTTCCttgagcactgcagcaggaag TCCCTGGCTCACATCTGGAAAGCCCGGCACACACTGCTGGAGCCGGAGGTGCGGTATTACCTCAAGCAGATCATGTCGGCTCTGAAGTACCTCCATCTCAAAGGCATCCTTCACCGGGACCTCAAACTAG GCAACTTTTTTGTCAATGACAACATGGAGCTGAAGGTTGGCGACTTTGGCCTCGCTGCCCAGCAGGAGCCTGCAGACCAGAAGAAAAA GACCATCTGCGGCACCCCCAACTACCTCGCCCCCGAAGTGCTCTACCGGCAGGGCCACGGCCCGGAGTCGGACGTGTGGTCTCTGGGCTGTGTCTT GTACACCTTGTTGTGTGGGAACCCGCCCTTTGAGACCTCGGATCTCAAGGAGACGTACCGGTGCATCAAGCAGGTGGAATATACCCTGCCGGCTTTCCTCTCCGCCCCTGCCAAGCAGCTGATCACCAGCATCTTGAAACGCAACCCGCGTGACCGCCTCACACTGGAGGAGATCCTGGACCACGAATTCTTCACCAAA GGGTACACACCTGTCAAGCTCCCACCCAGCAGCTGTGTGATGGTGCCAGAGCTGAATCCCCCTAATCCAGCAAAAAGTCTGTTGGCCAAAGTCACCAAGACGCTGTTTGGGAAAAAGAAACCTCAAG TTAAGAAGGGCCCCTCTGAGGAGAAGGATGACCTCTCCAAGTTGGTCGCAGGCCTCATGAAGACCTCCATCTGCAGGCAGATGAGCTACAAAACCGTGGAAGGGAATGAG GTGTCCCCCTTGGCATCTCCAAGTGCCAACGGCAGCCCCGTGGAGACGCTGGCAGAAGAGACCTCGCGGAAATCCGTCTCCAGGTCTATCCGGggcacagcagccagcagctgcgaAG CACTGGACGAGTGCCTCATGGCCTCTGTGGTCACTGACTCCGCCATTGGGCTCCTGAAGGACTGCCTGGCCTCCATGCCTCCAG CTGAGCGCAACCCGGCCTCCCTGGCCTGCCACGAGCACTTCGCCTGGGTAAGCAAGTGGGTGGACTACTCCAATAAATACGGCTTCGTCTACCAGCTCTCCAACCACCGCCTCGGGGTGCTCTTCAATGATGGGACACACATGGCGCTCTCGGCCGATCACAA gatGGTACATTATAACCCGACAAACAGCAAACACTTCACCTTCTCCACGTCTGCTgtgccagagcagctgcagggccggACCAGCATTCTGCGGTACTTTGCCTCCTACATGGAGCAGCATCTCATGAAG GGGGGAGACCTGCCCAGCATGGAGGAGACAGAGCAACTGATGGTGCTGCTCCTGCAGTGGGTGAAAACTGACCAGGCCTTGCTGATGCTCTTCAGCAATGGAACGCTCCAG GTGAACTTCTACAATGACCACACCAAGGTGATCCTCAGCAGGCCTGACAGCTCCTGCCTCCTCACCTATGTCAACAAGGCACGCAACTCCTACACCTACAAGCTGAGCACCCTGCGGGAGCTAGGTTGCTCACCAGAGCTCCACAGCTGCCTCAAGTACATCCTCAAACTCCTCCAGGAGAGGACCGGCGCCTAG
- the DYNLT4 gene encoding dynein light chain Tctex-type 4 isoform X2, with protein sequence MGAEGERWLSRSMAGKPLTLSQEALAQFNQAAGAAEHPEAACLRAGLLSTRRSSHSLENPPRPLLRLRSIEEGKPPSRRSSVLSFASRRNSVSVAAGGKRPSLGPWVHSGRVSFSGLPLFQPIRETRYENTYKTRPDAGCSFNAHRAQQALEAALASYLGDAKYNPATSGQLAQSLAEVLRSRLRDLTPPRYKLVCNVVLGQRGQQSLQVASRALWDPETDSCASATFLNASLFAVAMVHGLYLE encoded by the exons ATGGGTGCAGAGGGGGAAAG GTGGCTCAGCCGCAGCATGGCCGGCAAGCCGCTCACTCTGTCCCAGGAGGCCCTGGCCCAGTTCAACCAGGCGGCAGGAGCAGCAGAGCACCCGGAGGCCGCATGCCTAAGGGCCGGTTTGCTGTCCACCCGCCGCAGCTCGCACTCACTGGAGAACCCGCCCAGGCCCCTGCTGCGGCTGCGGAGCATCGAGGAGGGGAAGCCGCCCTCccggaggagctcggtcctgagCTTCGCCAGCCGCCGCAACTCGGTCTCGGTGGCAGCGGGCGGGAAGCGCCCCTCCCTCGGCCCCTGGGTGCACAGTGGGCGGGTGAGCTTCTCGGGGCTGCCCCTCTTCCAGCCCATCCGGGAGACGCGATACGAGAACACCTACAAGACTCGGCCAGATGCTGGCTGCAGCTTCAATGCCCACCGGGCCCAGCAGGCGTTGGAGGCCGCCCTCGCCAGCTACCTGGGGGATGCCAAGTACAACCCAGCGACCAGCGGGCAGCTGGCCCAGAGCCTGGCCGAGGTCCTCCGCAGCCGCCTGAGGGACCTCACCCCACCCCGCTACAAGCTAGTGTGTAACGTCGTCCTGGGCCAGCGGGGCCAGCAGAGCCTGCAGGTGGCCAGCCGCGCCCTCTGGGACCCCGAGACCGACAGCTGCGCCTCCGCCACCTTCCTCAACGCCTCCCTCTTTGCTGTGGCCATGGTGCATGGGCTGTACTTGGAGTAG
- the DYNLT4 gene encoding dynein light chain Tctex-type 4 isoform X1, which produces MCLGMDGCDQCSLWLSRSMAGKPLTLSQEALAQFNQAAGAAEHPEAACLRAGLLSTRRSSHSLENPPRPLLRLRSIEEGKPPSRRSSVLSFASRRNSVSVAAGGKRPSLGPWVHSGRVSFSGLPLFQPIRETRYENTYKTRPDAGCSFNAHRAQQALEAALASYLGDAKYNPATSGQLAQSLAEVLRSRLRDLTPPRYKLVCNVVLGQRGQQSLQVASRALWDPETDSCASATFLNASLFAVAMVHGLYLE; this is translated from the exons ATGTGCCTGGGGATGGATGgctgtgaccagtgttccct GTGGCTCAGCCGCAGCATGGCCGGCAAGCCGCTCACTCTGTCCCAGGAGGCCCTGGCCCAGTTCAACCAGGCGGCAGGAGCAGCAGAGCACCCGGAGGCCGCATGCCTAAGGGCCGGTTTGCTGTCCACCCGCCGCAGCTCGCACTCACTGGAGAACCCGCCCAGGCCCCTGCTGCGGCTGCGGAGCATCGAGGAGGGGAAGCCGCCCTCccggaggagctcggtcctgagCTTCGCCAGCCGCCGCAACTCGGTCTCGGTGGCAGCGGGCGGGAAGCGCCCCTCCCTCGGCCCCTGGGTGCACAGTGGGCGGGTGAGCTTCTCGGGGCTGCCCCTCTTCCAGCCCATCCGGGAGACGCGATACGAGAACACCTACAAGACTCGGCCAGATGCTGGCTGCAGCTTCAATGCCCACCGGGCCCAGCAGGCGTTGGAGGCCGCCCTCGCCAGCTACCTGGGGGATGCCAAGTACAACCCAGCGACCAGCGGGCAGCTGGCCCAGAGCCTGGCCGAGGTCCTCCGCAGCCGCCTGAGGGACCTCACCCCACCCCGCTACAAGCTAGTGTGTAACGTCGTCCTGGGCCAGCGGGGCCAGCAGAGCCTGCAGGTGGCCAGCCGCGCCCTCTGGGACCCCGAGACCGACAGCTGCGCCTCCGCCACCTTCCTCAACGCCTCCCTCTTTGCTGTGGCCATGGTGCATGGGCTGTACTTGGAGTAG